The following proteins are co-located in the Phragmites australis chromosome 10, lpPhrAust1.1, whole genome shotgun sequence genome:
- the LOC133930836 gene encoding protein IQ-DOMAIN 9-like: MGSGDWFKTIISKKKSKRGKSKHAKLAGQVPNGGNQTNQKSNGPCSSSDPEDNAALEEWAATRIQNVFRRYKARKTLRCLKGVKRLRIIGQANPVKKQTAATLSYIQSWNKLQSEIRTRRAFMVTEGRNRKKKQENQMKLEAKLHNLQVEWNGGSDTMDEILARIQQREEAAVKRERAMAYAFNHQWRARPGAGLGSFSYEVGKGGWGWSWMDRWIAARPWEPRVLVHPENPKKAQAKKENSSTNQSALKLQGSISLSNNINDRKVPKKKPSPSPSPSPTDQKKPVPKEQRAKAAGTPPKAKAKDTKGSQEKKPQEQQRQQVVPSLSA; the protein is encoded by the exons ATGGGGTCCGGGGACTGGTTCAAGACGATCATCAGCAAGAAGAAGTCGAAACGGGGCAAGTCAAAGCACGCAAAG CTTGCAGGTCAAGTACCAAATGGTGGGAACCAGACAAATCAAAAGTCCAATGGCCCTTGTTCCAGTAGTGACCCTGAAGACAATGCAGCACTAGAGGAATGGGCAGCTACTCGGATTCAGAACGTGTTTCGGAGATACAAG GCAAGAAAAACCCTCCGTTGTCTCAAGGGAGTCAAAAGATTGCGTATCATCGGTCAGGCCAATCCGGTTAAGAAGCAGACTGCTGCCACACTGAGTTACATACAGTCGTGGAACAAGTTGCAATCAGAGATAAGAACCCGCCGTGCTTTCATGGTCACTGAAGGGCGCaataggaagaagaagcaagagaatCAAATGAAACTTGAGGCAAAGCTCCATAATTTGCAG GTTGAATGGAACGGTGGCTCCGATACTATGGATGAAATACTTGCTAGGATACAACAAAGGGAAGAAGCAGCAGTGAAGCGTGAGCGAGCCATGGCCTACGCATTCAACCACCAG TGGAGGGCAAGGCCTGGCGCAGGTCTAGGGAGCTTCAGCTACGAAGTCGGGAAGGGTGGCTGGGGCTGGAGCTGGATGGACCGCTGGATCGCTGCACGGCCATGGGAGCCCCGGGTCCTGGTCCACCCCGAGAACCCGAAAAAAGCGCAGGCAAAGAAGGAGAACAGCAGCACAAACCAATCAGCTCTGAAGCTGCAAGGCTCCATCAGCCTAAGCAACAATATCAATGACCGGAAAGTCCCTAAGAAGAagccatcgccatcgccatcaccCTCTCCTACTGATCAGAAGAAACCGGTACCGAAGGAGCAGAGAGCAAAGGCAGCCGGAACGCCTCCGAAAGCAAAGGCCAAGGACACGAAGGGGAGCCAAGAGAAGAAGCCGCaggagcagcagcggcagcaggtGGTACCTTCGCTCAGTGCATGA
- the LOC133930837 gene encoding E3 ubiquitin-protein ligase GW2-like — translation MGNRVGGRRRQPAVEERHTRPQGLYPHPDIDLKKLRRLILEAKLAPCYPGADDPRADLDECPICFLFYPSLNRSKCCAKGICTECFLQMKSPTSCRPTQCPYCKMVNYAVEYRGVRTKEEKGIEQIEEQRVIEAQIRMRQQELQDDAERMKNKQTAASTDTVATARLECCDTGGTSTTVASSAQGTDTLSSQVQHSELLLRNSEGLKQMRGNNFDMDLEEVMLMEAIWLSIQDQEALGNPSSVATASPTVPSESYDGSVTTTAEAASSSGFACAVAALAEQQHRYGESSSAATCQKTSYDILSRSDRSFTEDLSIAGSSSSDTRTEEPSSSRTHQTIDGVEYSNDRWSEVAEAGTSCAGSDVTVEAGAANLTASVGSNIGSGSVPDSFEEQMMLAMALSLVDARARASSPGLTWR, via the exons ATGGGGAACCGGGTAGGGGGTAGGCGGCGGCAGCCGGCGGTGGAGGAGCGGCACACGCGGCCGCAGGGGCTCTACCCGCACCCGGACATCGACCTCAAGAAGCTGCGCCGGCTCATCCTCGAGGCCAAGCTCGCGCCGTGCTACCCGGGCGCCGATGAcccgcgcgccgacctcgacgaGTGCCCCATCTGCTTCCTG TTCTATCCGAGCCTGAACCGGTCCAAGTGCTGCGCCAAGGGGATTTGCACGG AGTGCTTCCTCCAGATGAAGTCGCCCACCTCGTGCCGGCCCACGCA GTGTCCGTACTGCAAGATGGTGAATTACGCGGTGGAGTACCGCGGCGTCCGGACGAAGGAGGAGAAAGGCATAGAGCAGATT GAGGAGCAGAGGGTGATCGAGGCACAGATCAGGATGCGGCAGCAGGAGCTCCAGGATGATGCAGAGCGGATGAAGAACAAGCAGACCGCTGCTTCGACCGACACAGTAGCAACCGCACGACTTGAGTGTTGTGATACTGGTGGCACATCCACCACAG TTGCAAGCAGTGCGCAAGGCACTGATACACTCTCATCTCAAGTGCAGCATTCGGAGTTATTGTTGAGGAATTCTGAAGGCTTAAAACAGATGCG GGGTAATAATTTTGACATGGATCTTGAAGAAGTTATGCTTATGGAGGCAATTTGGCTCTCTATACAA GATCAGGAAGCCTTGGGAAATCCAAGTAGTGTTGCCACTGCTTCACCAACAGTTCCTTCAGAGTCTTATGATGGCTCCGTGACGACAACAGCTGAAGCAGCTTCTTCCAGTGGATTTGCCTGTGCAGTTGCAGCTTTAGCTGAACAACAGCATAGGTACGGAGAATCGTCTAGCGCAGCTACTTGTCAAAAGACAAGTTATGATATTCTCAGCAGGTCAGACAGATCTTTTACTGAGGATCTGAGCATAGCTGGGAGCAGTTCTTCAGACACCAGGACTGAGGAACCATCGAGCAGCAGAACACATCAAACAATAGATGGTGTGGAGTATTCTAATGACCGGTGGTCAGAGGTGGCTGAGGCCGGTACCAGTTGTGCTGGATCTGATGTTACAGTGGAGGCTGGTGCTGCCAATTTGACAGCTTCAGTTGGGTCTAACATTGGTTCTGGCAGTGTTCCTGATAGCTTCGAGGAACAGATGATGCTGGCCATGGCTCTTTCGTTGGTCGATGCCCGTGCGAGGGCAAGTTCTCCAGGGTTAACTTGGCGGTAG
- the LOC133930272 gene encoding mediator of RNA polymerase II transcription subunit 13-like, translated as MAVVVVRWRGEGEKRRERETQAALLIDGREGTGRRFTCWRHRGVGGEVAAGAHHFPRSMGTLRRPARGPRKSLRRGMGSREREREQRVSGDCGEWSGVREIFPGETATGDVVVALEGRRKERRADACGRISDAWLSGPPRAYELKLRMLHLLALGDCWTQVSSQVYVLKMIEIDASGSGVYISISGGGSDSGVNPQLEGSEIDNAASLHCCYGWTEDWRWLVCIWTDSRGELLDSLIFPFGGISSRQDTKVLQSLFIQILQQGCHIMSSSPEATNMRPRDVIITRIGGFLELEIQEWQKEIYSFGVNVVKKWHVQLRRSIPEGIPSNSNGPTHQQQYMTLIQHRNMPSSPSPLYSPHSKSSFMKGGLGQSDNKKQILVEQTGMDNSRGSLHLVRSISLVAVSQDHPLHLTCQGDLLTRPTSSEGNQGSSGASSYLEGFTPVKSIGSMSASHSYILVPSPSMRYLSPATLQLPTCLTSESPPLAHLLYSKGTAIPLAMGYVVSKAVPHVRRGSAQLTKEDRPVVLSISIIDHYGGSIVQEKMSRWVDGSNTTTRDYQMEMHNMLEAVATELHSLSWMTVSPIYMEGRTRRTALPFHCDGLRLRRLLHLLIGISLNQQRRERWLRGATNWHLMRYAFFKYDYCLFSCMRALLRFSLQSIPEFSKLDAFPS; from the exons atggcggtggtggtggtacgGTGGCGCGGCGAAGGGgagaaaaggagggagagagaaacgcAGGCTGCTCTACTTATAGACGGGAGGGAAGGCACGGGGAGGCGGTTCACGTGCTGGCGTCACAGGGGCGTcggtggcgaggtggcggccggcgcccaCCATTTTCCCCGGAGCATGGGCACTCTGCGCCGGCCAGCGCGTGGGCCGCGGAAATCACTGCGCAGAGGCATGGgtagcagggagagagagagagagcagagggtGAGCGGGGACTGCGGAGAGTGGTCGGGCGTGCGCGAGATATTTCCCGGAGAGACGGCGACCGGCGATGTCGTCGTCGCGCTggaggggagaaggaaggagaggcgcgcggacgcgtgcgggcggatcAGCGACGCGTGGCTCAGCGGACCGCCGAGGGCGTATGA gcttaaactcaggatgttacacctGCTCGCGCTGGGGGATTGCTGGACCCAAGTAAGTTCCCAGGTTTATGTGCTCAAGATGATAGAAA TTGATGCTAGTGGCAGCGGGGTTTATATCTCAATTTCAGGAGGCGGCTCTGACAGTGGAGTGAACCCTCAACTCGAAGGATCTGAGATTGACAATGCAGCAAGTCTTCATTGCTGTTATGGTTGGACTGAGGACTGGCGATGGTTAGTATGCATCTGGACAGATTCTAGAGGAGAGTTATTGGATAGCTTAATATTTCCTTTTGGTGGTATTAGTAGTCGCCAAGACACCAAAGTTCTTCAAAGCCTTTTCATCCAAATTTTGCAGCAGGGTTGTCACATAATGTCGTCTTCACCTGAGGCGACCAATATGAGACCAAGAGATGTAATAATAACCCGAATTGGAGGTTTCCTTGAACTTGAAATCCAAG AATGGCAAAAGGAAATATACTCTTTTGGTGTTAATGTAGTCAAGAAGTGGCATGTGCAGTTACGCCGGTCTATACCTGAGGGTATTCCATCTAATTCTAATGGGCCGACGCACCAGCAGCAATATATGACCTTAATTCAACACAGAAACATGCCTTCCTCACCAAGCCCATTGTACAGCCCTCATTCAAAATCTAGCTTCATGAAAGGTGGACTCGGGCAGTCAGACAACAAAAAGCAGATACTAGTGGAACAAACTGGAATGGACAATTCAAGGGGTTCACTACACTTGGTTCGCAGCATCAGTTTGGTTGCAGTTTCCCAAGATCATCCATTGCATCTCACATGCCAAGGGGATCTGTTGACCAGACCAACCTCTA GTGAAGGGAATCAAGGTAGCAGTGGCGCTTCGAGTTACTTGGAAGGGTTCACTCCAGTGAAATCCATTGGCTCAATGTCAGCATCACACTCATATATCCTAGTCCCTTCACCAAGTATGAGATACCTTTCTCCTGCAACATTACAACTCCCGACATGCCTTACATCAGAATCTCCACCACTTGCCCATCTATTGTACAGCAAAGGGACTGCGATTCCCTTGGCAATGGGCTATGTTGTCTCCAAAGCCGTCCCACATGTAAGAAGGGGCTCTGCACAACTCACCAAAGAGGACAGACCCGTAGTCCTCTCGATTAGCATCATTGATCACTATGGAGGCAGCATTGTTCAAGAAAAGATGAGCAGATGGGTTGACGGCAGTAACACGA CGACTCGAGACTACCAGATGGAGATGCATAATATGTTGGAAGCTGTTGCCACCGAGCTTCACTCCCTTTCTTGGATGACAGTAAGCCCGATCTACATGGAAGGACGCACTAGACGCACTGCCTTGCCCTTCCACTGTGATGGTCTTAGGTTGAGGCGGCTCCTCCACTTGCTGATCGGCATCTCTCTCAACCAGCAGAGAAGGGAGAGGTGGCTTAGAGGGGCGACTAATTGGCAT TTGATGAGGTACGCCTTTTTCAAATATGACTACTGCTTGTTTTCCTGCATGCGGGCGCTTCTAAGATTTAGCTTGCAGTCAATTCCAGAGTTCTCCAAGTTAGATGCTTTTCCTAGCTAG